In Raphanus sativus cultivar WK10039 chromosome 5, ASM80110v3, whole genome shotgun sequence, the following proteins share a genomic window:
- the LOC108860570 gene encoding gibberellin 2-beta-dioxygenase 4 — protein sequence MVKGSQKIVAVDKGIPIIDMSQERSRVSMQIVKACETLGFFKVVNHGFDRTIISRMEQESINFFSKPVHEKKSVESVNQAFRYGFRDIGLNGDSGEVEYLLFHTNDPAFRSKPSIRSAVNCYIEAVRQLAHEILELTAEGLGVPPHTFSRLISSVDSDSILRVNHYPASDQFFGGATLSDKSVSLTRVGFGEHTDPQILTVLRSNGVGGLQVSNTDGMWVPVSPDPSAFCVNVGDLLQVMTNGRFISVRHRALTYGKESRLSTSYFAGPPLQAKIGPLQAMVTTVNQPRLYQTFTWSEYKKLAYSLRLEDSRLDMFRTCTGLDDP from the exons ATGGTGAAAGGGTCCCAGAAAATCGTGGCCGTAGATAAAGGCATACCAATAATAGACATGTCGCAGGAGAGATCACGAGTGTCGATGCAGATAGTCAAAGCCTGCGAGACTCTCGGCTTCTTCAAGGTGGTCAACCACGGCTTTGACCGAACCATCATCTCAAGGATGGAGCAGGAGTCCATTAACTTCTTCTCTAAACCGGTTCACGAAAAGAAATCGGTTGAATCTGTTAACCAGGCATTTCGTTATGGCTTTAGGGACATCGGGCTCAACGGTGACTCTGGTGAGGTCGAGTACTTGCTGTTTCATACCAACGACCCCGCCTTTCGCTCTAAGCCGTCCATCCG CTCGGCAGTGAATTGTTACATAGAAGCAGTTAGGCAGTTGGCTCATGAGATATTAGAACTGACGGCTGAGGGACTTGGGGTCCCACCTCACACCTTCAGTAGGTTGATCAGCTCCGTTGATAGTGACTCCATTCTGAGGGTGAATCACTATCCAGCGTCCGATCAGTTTTTCGGTGGAGCCACACTCTCTGATAAATCTGTGTCACTGACCAGGGTTGGCTTCGGAGAACACACCGACCCGCAGATCTTAACAGTCCTTAGATCTAACGGTGTAGGAGGCCTCCAAGTGTCCAACACAGATGGCATGTGGGTCCCTGTCTCCCCTGACCCCTCAGCTTTCTGCGTCAATGTAGGAGACTTGTTACAG GTGATGACGAACGGAAGATTTATAAGTGTACGGCATAGAGCGTTGACTTACGGAAAGGAAAGCAGGCTCTCGACATCATACTTTGCTGGACCGCCCCTCCAAGCAAAGATTGGGCCACTACAGGCGATGGTTACGACAGTGAATCAACCACGATTATACCAAACGTTTACTTGGAGCGAATACAAAAAACTGGCATACTCTCTACGTCTCGAAGATAGTCGTTTAGACATGTTTCGTACATGTACGGGTCTAGATGATCCTTAG